AATTTGAGCCAGTTAACCGAGGATGCCCGTAACTTAGCCTATAAGCATACCTACAAGGCCGACGCCATAGATGAGCAGCTTTTCTCAAATCCCGATAAGAGGGTTTATGGCATATTGTACGACATCAAAGGGAACTCTGCCAGTTCAGTGCAGTTTTACGTTACTGACTCAAGCAGGCATTACCTACGTGGAGCACTTTACTTCCGCTGCCAGCCCAATAAGGACTCCCTTGCTCCAGCCATCGACTTTTTTAAAGCAGATGTGATTCATCTGATTGAAACTATTAGGTGGAAGTAGAGTTCTTATGCCCAAGGCTAACTCCATATCACATGACGATATACGGATAGCTACATGGCTAATCACTGAAAGCGTTGAGGAACTGATAACCCTTACGGGTTTTTCGGCTCCTTTACAAAAGAGTGAATCGCGCCAAAGGGAGCGGCTTGCAACAGCAGCCCTGCTGCAGTCCGAGGGTTTCCCTGCAAGTTACAGCTACGACCAGGAAGGACGGCCCATTATTCCTGAGTCAAATGTTTTTATCTCCATTACCCACACCGATGGTCTCGTAGCCATTGCTTACTCTACCAATCAACCAGTTGGTGTTGATGTAGAGCATTTAGGTCGTGATTTCAAAAGGGTTTCAGGGAAATACCTTACTGAACATGAATCTTTACAATCAATTCAATACTCCGATGAGCACTTTGCCCTAACCTGGTGTGCAAAGGAATCCATCTACAAGCTTCCATGGCCAAAAAGTTTAGTGTTTAGTCGTGATATTGATGTGATATTTGAATATGAAACGCTAAAACGTGGCTGTCTCTTTGCTAAAGTACAAAATGGTACAGGGTGGAAAACAATAAAAGTTTTTTTTACCTTTATCAATCAGTATTGCCTTACATGGGTGGGTATGAATAGTATTTTGAATGGGAACGCTATACGATAAAATAGTAAAGGGTGGCCTTGCCATACTGCTCGACCCCGACAAGGAGTCGCAGGTGGACTTTGATGCCATTGTTGCCAATGGGCAAAAGGCTGAGGCGTCGATGTTTCTTGTAGGCGGGAGTTTGGTTTCCAAACCGCTCGATAGCTTTGTAAACAATCTAAAGGGAAAAACATCGTTGCCTGTGGTGCTATTTCCCGGTAGCGCCATGCAGTTTACACCTGTTGCCGATGGAATCCTTTTTTTATCGTTAATATCGGGTCGTAATCCCGATTTTTTGATAGGCCACCATGTAACTGTAGCCCCAATGGTAAAGCAGAGTGGCGTTGAGGTAATCCCAACAGGGTACATTCTAATTGATGGGGGAGCCCCCACATCGGTTCAATACATGAGCCAAACCATGCCCATTCCCGCAAGTAAGCCCGATATAGCAGTGGCTACCGCCATTGCAGGCGAACTTCTGGGACTAAAAGCCATTTACCTTGAGGCGGGTAGTGGGGCAAAAAACGAAGTACCTGCTAAGGTGATTGAGGCTGTAAGGAAAGCCATTTCGGTTCCACTCATTGTTGGTGGGGGCATACGCAGTAAGCAGCAGTTCACCGATGCTCTTAGTGCCGGAGCTAACCTTGTAGTGGTTGGTAATGGGCTTGAGACAAACCCGCGAATGTTTGGTTAACTACTCAATCATCTCCTTAATGGGCGTTCCGGTTGCGCCATTTGGCCAGGTAATCCCAAGAAGTATGGAGAGAGTTGGTGCCAAATCATTGATGTAAACCGGATTAAGTACCGATTTGCGTTTTGCCTTCCATCCATAGAATATTAATGGGACATGTGAGTCGTAGTCGTAGGGTGAGTTTGCCGAGGTTACTTTCCCGTTACGCTCAACCCATCCGGGTTCAAGGTTGATGATTACATCGCCGGAGCGGCGTTGGTTGTAGCTATTCTGGAACTTAACCATGATTCCGTTTGCGAAATTGCCGTTTTGTAGGTTATGCGCAGTGGTGCTATTGGAAACGCCGCTAAATTCTAGCATAAAATCAGCAACCTTTTGCTGGAAATCGGCAAGGTTAAGGTTGGAATCCTCAATAAGTTTACGGTTCAGGTAGATTTGTTTATCGTGATAGCCGGTAATCCAGTTACCCTGTCCGTAGAGTGCATTGAGGTAACTTCCTAGGAGTATCATAGCCTTTTTGGGGTCGAAATAACCACCAGGAATCTTCGATTTTTCAAGGTAATCGGGGGTTGATGCTACACCTTGGTCGGAGGTTAGTATAAAAAGACAGTTCTCCTTGCCAACAGTTGAGTTGATAAACTCAAGGAAATGGGCAAGTTCCCTATCGAGGCGGAGGTAGGTATCCTCCATCTCAATGGAGTGTGGGCCAAATTTGCTACCAATAAATCGGTTAGCGCTAAAGGTAATGCAAAGCAAGTCGGGATGCTCATCGGCCCCAAGATTTTCACCCACAACCGCTGCTATGGCGAGGTCCTTGGTGAGTAGGTTGCCGTAGGGGTTTTCAAGTAAAACCTTAAAGTCGGTTTTGGGTTGGGGCTTTCCAATAATGCCATCCATCATGCCTTTTAGCTTTTCAGCTAAACTTTTCTTCTTCTCATCTGACTTCACAGCAGCGGTGTCGGCTTCTTCGTATTCCTGAATTGGCTGTAAAGCCTTCCATTCCCTGTCGGTATAGAGTTTAGCAAAACCTTTGCTATTAAACGTATCTACCCACGCCGGAAGTGCGTCGGTGTAGTAGCTGCTGCTAACCCATAAACCTTTTTCGGTGTCGAACCAGTACATACCATTTGCGCTATGCCCACCTAAGAGGATTGCCGACCCGGCATCAAGGGCAATGCTAACTACCTTGGAGTTTGCATTATTCAGCTTTAGCTCATCGCCAAAAGTGCTGGTGACCAAATTCTTTGCAGAGTATTTACCGCTAAAAAAGCTGCCACCAACGGTATTCACCTTATCATCGGCAGTTGCCTCAACCTCATTTCCTGTATTGCGGTTAAACCATTTATTGGCAATAATTCCATGCACTGATGGGTTAGTTCCTGTGGCAATGGTTGCCAAACCTGGGTAAGCTTGAGTAAGTAAGTAGTTATAACGGGCATTGCGGCAGTAGGTTCCCTCGTTAACAAGGAGTTTAAACCCGTTATCGCCAAACTTATCCCAGTAGCGCGAGATGTAATCGAATCGCATTTGGCTGACTACTAGTTCTACTATGAGTTTTGGCTTTTCCGAGGGTATGGAACGGTTTAGCTGTGCGGTTGAGGTTTCAATAAGTCCTAATACCAAGATTGTTGAAATAAATACTGAAAGGCGCATGGTTAAATCGGGTTTAATTAATAAAAACTACTTTTTTGCGTAAAGAAAACTTTTTGCAATCAACCGCAAAAATATAAATGCCGGGTTGAATATTCATTGCCTTGCTATCGCCAAAAAATCGAGTTACCCCAGGATTAGCATTGCCGGAATGGATATAGGCAATGGTTTTACCCGTTAAATCGGTAA
This is a stretch of genomic DNA from Tenuifilum sp. 4138str. It encodes these proteins:
- the gldD gene encoding gliding motility lipoprotein GldD, whose translation is MRITKVRLIFLLLFVVLVACTESPVPKPRGYFRISFPEKQYRLFDTIYPFNFEYPVYGSIVKEENQQGEGEWISVSFPAYKAKIHLSYKDISGNLSQLTEDARNLAYKHTYKADAIDEQLFSNPDKRVYGILYDIKGNSASSVQFYVTDSSRHYLRGALYFRCQPNKDSLAPAIDFFKADVIHLIETIRWK
- a CDS encoding alkaline phosphatase family protein; this translates as MRLSVFISTILVLGLIETSTAQLNRSIPSEKPKLIVELVVSQMRFDYISRYWDKFGDNGFKLLVNEGTYCRNARYNYLLTQAYPGLATIATGTNPSVHGIIANKWFNRNTGNEVEATADDKVNTVGGSFFSGKYSAKNLVTSTFGDELKLNNANSKVVSIALDAGSAILLGGHSANGMYWFDTEKGLWVSSSYYTDALPAWVDTFNSKGFAKLYTDREWKALQPIQEYEEADTAAVKSDEKKKSLAEKLKGMMDGIIGKPQPKTDFKVLLENPYGNLLTKDLAIAAVVGENLGADEHPDLLCITFSANRFIGSKFGPHSIEMEDTYLRLDRELAHFLEFINSTVGKENCLFILTSDQGVASTPDYLEKSKIPGGYFDPKKAMILLGSYLNALYGQGNWITGYHDKQIYLNRKLIEDSNLNLADFQQKVADFMLEFSGVSNSTTAHNLQNGNFANGIMVKFQNSYNQRRSGDVIINLEPGWVERNGKVTSANSPYDYDSHVPLIFYGWKAKRKSVLNPVYINDLAPTLSILLGITWPNGATGTPIKEMIE
- a CDS encoding 4'-phosphopantetheinyl transferase superfamily protein, with protein sequence MPKANSISHDDIRIATWLITESVEELITLTGFSAPLQKSESRQRERLATAALLQSEGFPASYSYDQEGRPIIPESNVFISITHTDGLVAIAYSTNQPVGVDVEHLGRDFKRVSGKYLTEHESLQSIQYSDEHFALTWCAKESIYKLPWPKSLVFSRDIDVIFEYETLKRGCLFAKVQNGTGWKTIKVFFTFINQYCLTWVGMNSILNGNAIR
- a CDS encoding geranylgeranylglyceryl/heptaprenylglyceryl phosphate synthase; its protein translation is MGTLYDKIVKGGLAILLDPDKESQVDFDAIVANGQKAEASMFLVGGSLVSKPLDSFVNNLKGKTSLPVVLFPGSAMQFTPVADGILFLSLISGRNPDFLIGHHVTVAPMVKQSGVEVIPTGYILIDGGAPTSVQYMSQTMPIPASKPDIAVATAIAGELLGLKAIYLEAGSGAKNEVPAKVIEAVRKAISVPLIVGGGIRSKQQFTDALSAGANLVVVGNGLETNPRMFG